One genomic window of Quercus robur chromosome 6, dhQueRobu3.1, whole genome shotgun sequence includes the following:
- the LOC126690075 gene encoding uncharacterized protein LOC126690075 has protein sequence MAVYSKDEALMCKVFPSSLGLVAMRWFDSLKMGFINSFKELTRAFGSRFITCTRVLRPLNSLLSLSMREVKTLKAYSDKYWEMYNKIEGDFEDVAISTFKSGLPAEHGLRKSLIGKPITSLGQLMDRIDKYKRFEEDQQLGKGKAKVIPQERRDFRLD, from the coding sequence ATGGCTGTCTATTCTAAGGACGAagccttgatgtgcaaagtgttcCCATCTAGTTTGGGACTcgtggcaatgagatggtttgacaGCTTGAAGATGGGTTTTATAAATTCCTTCAAGGAGCTCACTCGGGCGTTTGGCTCCCGTTTTATCACATGTACTAGGGTCCTTCGGCCCTTAAACTCCCTACTGTctttgtccatgcgagaagtGAAAACCTTGAAAGCATACTCGGACAAGTACTGGGAGATGTACAATAAGATAGAGGGTGACTTTGAAGATGTCGCCATCAGTACTTTCAAGAGCGGCCTCCCAGCCGAGCATGGTTTAAGGAAGTCCTTAATAGGAAAACCAATCACCAGCCTGGGCCAACTTATGGACCGTATTGATAAGTATAAAAGGTTTGAGGAAGATCAACAACTAGGtaaaggaaaggctaaggttatccctcaagagaggagggatttcaggttggACTGA